A window of Coturnix japonica isolate 7356 chromosome 2, Coturnix japonica 2.1, whole genome shotgun sequence contains these coding sequences:
- the FZD8 gene encoding frizzled-8, with protein MRARRPDWRCRGRGTRSCAEAQPHSTPRLRWRDRGRCVRGWNRSGANRDPARLPAERGVSAAGGTSRSGRRCTGSTAARERGVAGLSAWSRGRLGHIDRAGRGPGAKLGGREKLRAVRRHARPAERPPLSGAHLPPPPPSAGHSARGAAPSPAGAAERDGRRGGGRARRRPQRSMEWSYLLAVTPLLAAVALLQRASCAAASAAASSSSSSSSAKELSCQEITVPLCKGIGYNHTYMPNQFNHDTQDEAGLEVHQFWPLVEIQCSSDLRFFLCSMYTPICLEDYKKPLPPCRSVCERAKAGCAPLMRQYGFAWPDRMRCDRLPEQGSPDTLCMDYNRTDLTTAAPPPAKPPLRGSRPGGPARAPPPAAAAPPAEAPRPPPPCEPGCQCRAPMVSVSSERHPLYNRVKTGQIANCALPCHNPYFSPDERAFTAFWIGLWSVLCFLSTFSTVSTFLIDMERFSYPERPIIFLSGCYLFVSVGYIVRLVAGHEKVACSGGAGAGGAGPGAAGAGGGAAAAGAAAGGRGAAGGAAELQPELAVAEHVRYESTGPALCTVVFLLVYFFGMASSIWWVILSLTWFLAAGMKWGNEAIAGYAQYFHLAAWLLPSVKSITVLALSSVDGDPVAGVCYVGNQSLENLRGFVLAPLVVYLFIGTLFLLAGFVSLFRIRSVIKQQGGPTKTHKLEKLMIRLGLFTVLYTVPAASVVACLFYEQHNRPRWEATHNCPCLRDQQPDQARRPDYAVFMLKYFMCLVVGITSGFWIWSGKTLESWRALCTRCCWASKGAAVAGGAGAGAGGQAAIAAAGGLGAGGGGSLYSDVSTGLTWRSGTASSVSYPKQMPLSQV; from the coding sequence ATGAGAGCGCGGCGGCCGGACTGGCGCTGCCGGGGCCGAGGAACGAGAAGTTGCGCGGAGGCACAGCCGCACTCAACCCCGCGGCTCAGGTGGCGCGATCGCGGCCGGTGTGTCCGCGGCTGGAACCGGAGCGGAGCGAACCGGGACCCGGCCCGGCTGCCGGCGGAGCGCGGCGTGAGTGCGGCCGGCGGGACGAGCCGCTCCGGCCGTCGCTGCACCGGCTCTACCGCTGCCCGGGAGCGCGGCGTCGCGGGACTCAGCGCCTGGTCCCGGGGCCGCCTCGGCCATATTGACCGCGCCGGGCGGGGACCGGGAGCGAAACTTGGCGGCCGCGAGAAGCTTCGTGCTGTCCGGAGACATGCGAGGCCGGCTGAGCGGCCTCCCCTGAGCGGagcccacctccccccccctcccccttccgCCGGGCACAGCGCCCGCGGGGCCGCCCCCTCACCTGCCGGGGCAGCGGAGCGGGACGGGAGGAGGGGAGGCGGCCGGGcccgccgccgcccgcagcGCAGCATGGAGTGGAGCTACCTGTTGGCCGTCACCCCGCTGCTCGCCGCCGTGGCCCTGCTGCAACGCGCCAGCTGTGCCGCCGCCTCGGCCGCCGCCTCGTCGTCGTCGTCTTCGTCGTCGGCTAAAGAGCTGTCGTGCCAGGAGATCACCGTGCCGCTCTGCAAGGGCATCGGCTACAACCACACCTACATGCCCAACCAGTTCAACCACGACACGCAGGACGAGGCCGGGCTGGAGGTGCACCAGTTCTGGCCTCTGGTGGAGATCCAGTGCTCCAGCGACCTGCGCTTCTTCCTGTGCAGCATGTACACCCCCATCTGCCTGGAGGACTACAAGAAGCCGCTGCCTCCCTGCCGCAGCGTCTGCGAGCGGGCCAAGGCGGGCTGCGCGCCGCTCATGCGCCAGTACGGCTTCGCCTGGCCCGACAGGATGCGCTGCGACCGGCTGCCGGAGCAGGGCAGCCCCGACACGCTGTGCATGGACTACAACCGCACCGACCTCACCACGGCAGCGCCGCCGCCCGCCAAGCCCCCCCTCCGCGGCTCCCGGCCCGGCGGCCCCGCCAGGGCGCcccctcccgccgccgccgctcccccGGCCGAGGCtccgcggccgccgccgccctgCGAGCCGGGCTGCCAGTGCCGGGCGCCCATGGTGTCGGTGTCCAGCGAGAGGCACCCGCTGTACAACCGAGTGAAGACGGGGCAGATCGCCAACTGCGCGCTGCCGTGCCACAACCCCTACTTCAGCCCCGACGAGCGCGCCTTCACCGCCTTCTGGATCGGCCTGTGGTCCGTGCTCTGCTTCCTCTCCACCTTCTCCACCGTTTCCACCTTCCTCATCGACATGGAGCGCTTCAGCTACCCCGAGCGGCCCATCATCTTCCTGTCGGGCTGCTACCTCTTCGTGTCGGTGGGCTACATTGTGCGGCTGGTTGCCGGCCACGAGAAGGTGGCTTGCAGCGGCGGAGCGGGggcgggcggtgcggggccCGGAgcggcgggggcgggcggcggagcggcggcggcgggggcggctGCGGGGGGacgcggggcggcgggcggcgcggccGAGCTGCAGCCCGAGCTGGCGGTGGCCGAACACGTGCGGTACGAGAGCACGGGGCCGGCGCTGTGCACCGTGGTCTTCCTGCTCGTCTACTTCTTCGGCATGGCCAGCTCCATCTGGTGGGTCATCCTGTCCCTCACCTGGTTCCTGGCCGCTGGCATGAAGTGGGGCAACGAGGCCATCGCAGGCTACGCACAGTACTTCCACCTGGCTGCCTGGCTGCTCCCCAGCGTCAAGTCCATCACCGTGCTAGCGCTCAGCTCTGTGGATGGGGACCCAGTGGCTGGGGTTTGCTACGTGGGCAACCAGAGCCTGGAGAATCTGCGGGGCTTCGTGCTGGCGCCGCTGGTCGTCTACCTCTTCATCGGCaccctcttcctgctggctggCTTCGTCTCGCTGTTCCGCATCCGCAGTGTGATCAAACAGCAGGGCGGCCCCACCAAGACCCACAAGCTGGAGAAGCTGATGATACGCCTTGGTCTCTTCACCGTGCTTTACACCGTCCCGGCCGCCAGCGTGGTCGCCTGTCTCTTTTACGAGCAGCACAACCGGCCCCGCTGGGAGGCCACGCACAACTGCCCCTGTCTGCGCGACCAACAGCCCGACCAGGCCCGCCGCCCTGACTACGCCGTCTTCATGCTCAAGTACTTCATGTGCCTCGTGGTGGGCATCACCTCGGGCTTCTGGATCTGGTCTGGCAAAACTCTCGAGTCCTGGAGGGCCCTCTGCACCCGCTGCTGCTGGGCCAGCAAAGGTGCCGCTGTGGCCGGGGGTGCGGGAGCAGGAGCGGGTGGGCAGGCCGCCATcgctgctgctggaggactTGGAGCTGGTGGAGGTGGCTCCTTGTACAGCGATGTCAGCACCGGCCTGACGTGGAGGTCTGGCACTGCCAGCTCTGTCTCCTACCCCAAGCAGATGCCTCTGTCTCAAGTgtga